TCAATGTCATAATATAGAAATATGccaattatattttatagttcaGATCTAACTGAATGTGTTCTATCTTTATAAATGTTACATAACAGACGTTTATATATTAGTTTGGTTGGATAAAGTTTGTTATTAGGATGCaagatttgtaaatattatcttacttttgTACCTTCCGCAACCTAGGGAGGAGAAGGGGAAAAAAGAGATGAGTGTGAGGAAATGTAAGAACTAGTTTTTGGTAGTGCACATAAAATCAGTGTTGTATAGGGGTGCGCTTAGGTGTGCCTGCACATTGTGCCTTAGTGGTGGACAACAAAAGCACCTTAGACATTGCAAAATACTGTTATTTGCAGCTATAATTATATGCCTATATTGATGTTCAAAAAGTTAATACTGAATCATCCTTATTATTGAAGGAAGATGCTATTCGTCAAGCAGTTAGTGCTTGCTGCACCTTATATTTGTTTTCTACTGTGAACACTTCATGAAGCATTTAAATGGTATGCACTTGTATGTATATAGTATCCATCTGGATGCATCAAGAATATCCTTTTCCAGGCTTAACATTAGTGAGTTAGGAAATACTGTTCAATCAGTTATACCTTGATTTTATGTTACATCCTTTTAAATCTTGATTTGGTTCTGAATGTGCAGTTTTTGTCTTACTATTGCAAACCCTTTATATCCAGTGAAGTTGGCGATTGCAAATATCCCTACTGATGGGTAAGTTTACTATATGAGAAATACTAGAGCTCTTCCCCCTCCccaaaaaagaacagaaaaacaATTTACTGCTTGTTTTGGTGTGAATATCATTATACTGTAATCTCTAATGCTTTGTGACCTCACTTATAGTAGTTTATTTAGTGATACATATCCTGCATTTTGCAGTACAAATCCAATGCAAAGCGTGGAGAAAACGTTCCAAATCACCAGAGCAGACAAGGAGTTGTTGTCCAAACAAGAGTATGATGTCCAGGTTGACTAGTGCCAAAAAAAAGTGTGCAGTTTGGTATATTGCTTTTTGTTATTTAtcatgatatttttgtttttcttcttgtcAAATAGGCATGGTGCATGCTTCTGAATGACAAAGTTCCATTCAGGATGCAGTGGCCTCAATATGCAGATTTACAGGTCAATGGTACGAGTATTAATGGTTTTCTTTGACTACTTAGCAGTTTATTGCTCCTTTTACggcttaattatttttctactgTTTATTGAGGAGCATACTTGGATCTAgctaaaagggaaaataaaataaaagaaggaagcatgtttagtttttttttgccTTGGATTTTTCCTAATTGCAACTTTGTTCTCCAGCTCgaaatcaatataatttttatgcatttttctatttcaacttTGATCAGTAACTGAGAGTTTTTTAAACAGGTGTTCCTGTTCGTGCTATTAATAGACCTGGCTCTCAATTGCTCGGGGCTAACGGTCGTGATGATGGTCCTATTGTAAGTTCTGTCCTATAATCATATGCTCCTTAGAATTTACACTTTACATGTTCCTGCATGTGTCTGGAATGGATGGGGAAGCCTGCCGGCAGGTTATTGAGCCTGTTACTTCTTGTTAGCTACCTAAGAAACATCCATTGTCTGAACACTTGTTTATTGTGTATTTTGTGGCCAGATATCTCCATTTATTAAAGATGGAATTAATAAGATAACTTTGACTGGATGCGATGCTCGCGTGTTCTGTTTTGGAGTTAGAATAGTTAAACGACGAACTGTTCAACAGGTATGTTCAGAACTTCAACCCTATATGGATTGTTCATACACTGGAATTGCAAGATTGATTTCTTTGCTGTCTGGGAATTTCTGtcgtaaaaaaatatatatgttcctttttgcaaaataaaaagcTCAGCATATAATGTTATTTTCCAATGCCTGCTAATTCTTTGATTACTTTAGGCAGTCTAGATTGGTTTGCTCACAAAGCAGAACAGAATGCAAATATATTTAGTGCTGTCATAGTTGatcatgttattttcatttgaCTGCATCGGAtttatgtttcatgttttcTGCAAAAATGACTACAGATTAGACATTTGACTGCCTATTAATTATTGCATGGCATTTTGGGTGAGGTGCCTGTGTCAGTATGACATTGAAATGGGTATGGGATCCAATAAATTAGGCTGGGGAGAATGCCactaaattaattggtttcCTGAGGAAAGCTTTTTTGCCACCTTATTTTCCCCTTTTGCCTTCTTCAATTactttaaaaatcttaatacGACCTGATGAACAAGAGCGTGTCATCAATGAAGGTAATCAGAGGAAAAGAATGAAGAACAAAGAGGGAATGGTGCTTTATCAAGGctgtaattttaataattaacttGAAGAGCTGGAAAAACTGGAGAGACTACTGTAGAGGAAAAAACTAGAAATGAAGAGAAGGAAATTGTGAGATCAGATTTGGGGCTTTCTAATCTTTGTTATGCAAAGGGCTCCATTCTTCACTTTATTAACATGGTCaactgagttttttttttggttcctTTATGGATCGTTTATTGTGCATACTGTTGCCTGTTGGTTTGCATAATATGGTCCCCTTTCAATAGAATAATTGAGAATTTAAGAAGTAATGAGATTTCTGcctgaatttatttaaatgttttgggCTGGTAATGAGGTTTACATGCTTTTatgattttggtttgttttttagTTTCGGAACCAAAAATATCTAGTTTTAGCGCTAGATAATGTATTTTCTCCTACTAATGGAAATATTAGgcactttctttttcttcggCCACATATTATCATATGGCTTAGTACTATAGATTAAACTACAAACCCTGCATGGGTATGCAGCCCAAACTAACTTGCCTATCTCTACTATGCCTGTCCTAGATACTCAACACGATTCCTAAGGAGAATGAAGGTGAACGTTTGGAAGATGCTCTTTGTCGCGTTCGTCGTTGTGTTGGTGGTGGAACTGCAACTGACAATGGTGATAGTGACAGTGACCTAGAAGTTGTTGCAGATTTTTTTGGAGTCAACCTACGCTGCCCTGTGAGTTATACAGTTTTATAATATGCTAGCGATCTATTGCCTATATTTCTGCTGATTTGCACGATTTTTgttctaaaaatattacatgCAATTGATTAGGCATCATTTTTCAAGTATTTAATTAGTGTAGTTTGTGAAGCATCTCTAGAATAGATGGTTATGTGCCCTGCAAAATTCGTGGATCAAATTCTTGTAGCATCACTTATGTGTCAGCTTAGTTACTGTAAAATGTTAATAGTGGAGGAATCTAACTTCTTCATGTGTACATGGTTGTATTAACATTGGTAGAGGCTATTATGCATGTTTACTTGTGCATGGTCATTAATGAATAAAAACCGGACAGGAGGTGAAATTGTGACACCCCTGGTTCAACCGGTTGAACTGGAGTGTtcagttaaaaataatttagtattaaacatgtcttttatatttaatattcaataCAAATTATTAGTTGATAAGAATTTGTATGTCTTTACATATGATTAATTAGAAGTTCAAATCTCATCacttgtaaataataaaattaacaaaaaaatggttAACTACTGTGTTAGTTCATGTACCTGAATAGATTTCAGTGCCAACCAATTTGAATGGACTATTTCTTCACTGTGCTCTCCTTTTACCGTTGCTTTGtgatattcatttttatttgcatATCCTTGACAGATGAGCGGCTCAAGAATGAAGGTCGCTGGAAGGTTTAAGCCTTGCGTTCACATGGGTTGTTTCGATCTTGAAGTTTTTGTGGAGCTTAACCAACGCTCTAGGAAGGCAAGCTACAATATTACAGTGCttgttattttttgtaattcttTCAGGCTTTTTGACAAGCATTAGCATGAATGCAGTGGCAGTGCCCAATTTGCTTGAAGAACTACTCACTGGAACACATTATAATTGATCCTTATTTTAATCGCATCACATCCAAGGTCAGTACCCTGTTCTATATTTATCTTCATGATGTCAATTTGTGATATTGATGATCGGCTATCATACAGATGAGCAATTGTGGCGAAGACATTACTGAGATTGAGGTCAAGCCTGATGGTTCTTGGCGTGCAAAGgctaaaagtgaaaatgaacGCAGAGAGCTTGGTGATCTTGCACTATGGCACTCTCCTGACAGTACCCTATGTGAATCAGGCAGTGTGGAGGATAAGCCAACAGCTGAAATTTCGAAGCAGATCAAACTTGAAGGTACTTCTGAAGGACAGACAGGTTTGAAACTCGGAATAAAGAAGAATCAAAATGGGTACTGGCAGTTTAGCAAGCCTGAAGACTTGAACAACTCTTCTGCTAGTAGATTACAAGACAGGCTACGTCATGAGCAAAAATTTTTACCAATGAGCAGCAGCGCTACCGGAAGTGGTAAGGATGGTGAAGATGCCAGCGTAAATCAGGATGCTGGTGGAACTTATGACTTTACAAGCAACGGGATTGAACTTGATTCTGTGCCTCTGAACGTAGATTCAGCATATGAATTTACTGACCAAAACCAATCTGCAACAGCAGGAAATGCAGAAGTTATTGTTCTTAGTGATTCAGATGAAGAGAATGAAATATTGATATCTCCTCCAACTGTGTATAAGGATAATCACAACCAAAATGATGGTGGGGGACTTGGTTTTCCGGTTGCACCTCCTGGAATTTCTCATCCATATTCAGAAGAACCACCTCTTGGGCCTGCTGCTAATTTGGGTCTTTTTACTCCCAATGATGAATTCGACATGCCTCTGTGGTCATTACCTTCGGGATCTCAAGATGGTTCTGGGTTTCAACTATTTAATACAGATCCGGATGTTGCAGATACCTTAGTTGATCTGCAGCGAAGTTCTCTCAATTGCCCTTCGACAATTAATGGTTATCCATTGGCTCCTGAGACAACAATGGGATCTACAACTCTAGTCCCTACTTGTTCCATTGGTCAGGTTGATACAAATCTAAATGACAGCTTGGTTGACACTACCCTCTTTGGTGGAGAGGATCCCTCACTTCAGATATTTCTTCCAACGCATCCTTCAGGTGCATCAGCAGAGTCTGGTTTCAGAGATGAAGCTGACGTATCGAACGGCATCCGTACCGATGATTGGATCTCACTTAGTCTTGGAGGTGGTGCAAGTGTCGGCCATGGGGACTCGACAACTGTGAATGGATTGAATTCAAGGCAACCAATACCTTCCAAAGAGCGTGCTATGGACACTGGTTAGTTCCCTTGCTCTTTTGGAAAAAGCgctatattaaaaatttggaaaaaaatgtatatactTGTATCTGGCACACAAGTTTGAGATTAGTAATTCACCGCATTAGAATTTTTCCTAGCTCCATCACTGTTCTGAAGTTTCTAGCATTGATTGTTACTTCCTTCTGCAGCTTCTCTGTTGCTTGGTATGAATGAGAGTAGAAATGGGAAGTCAAGTAGGCAAAGAACAGAGAGCCCTTTCTCATTTCCTCGGCAAAAACGGTCAGTTCGACCAAGATTATATCTCTCTATTGACTCAGACACCGAGTAATTGTGTTCGCATAAATTTAACGGCAACTTGTGGATAAATTTGGTGATCACTCATGAAGAACTGGGCTTGCATTTCAGTTAAAAcacgaaattaaaattttcagaatgaAAGTGCtgccaaattaaaaagaagggGGCAGCTTCAACGTTGCTGTGTTGATGACTTTTCCGAGGTGAGGTCGGAACAGGAGGCCTTCAATTCCTGTAAGTGTTGAAACCTCAGATTCTAATA
The nucleotide sequence above comes from Gossypium raimondii isolate GPD5lz chromosome 13, ASM2569854v1, whole genome shotgun sequence. Encoded proteins:
- the LOC105782492 gene encoding E3 SUMO-protein ligase SIZ1; its protein translation is MDLVASCKDKLAYFRIKELKDVLTQLGLSKQGKKQDLVERILGALSDEQVTKMWAKRTPVGKEDVAKLVDDIYRKMKVSGATELASKGQGVSDSNNVKIKGEVDDPFQPDVKVRCPCGNSLETDYIIMCEDPRCQVWQHFGCVIIPEKPMEGNPAVPDFFYCELCRLKRADPFCLTIANPLYPVKLAIANIPTDGTNPMQSVEKTFQITRADKELLSKQEYDVQAWCMLLNDKVPFRMQWPQYADLQVNGVPVRAINRPGSQLLGANGRDDGPIISPFIKDGINKITLTGCDARVFCFGVRIVKRRTVQQILNTIPKENEGERLEDALCRVRRCVGGGTATDNGDSDSDLEVVADFFGVNLRCPMSGSRMKVAGRFKPCVHMGCFDLEVFVELNQRSRKWQCPICLKNYSLEHIIIDPYFNRITSKMSNCGEDITEIEVKPDGSWRAKAKSENERRELGDLALWHSPDSTLCESGSVEDKPTAEISKQIKLEGTSEGQTGLKLGIKKNQNGYWQFSKPEDLNNSSASRLQDRLRHEQKFLPMSSSATGSGKDGEDASVNQDAGGTYDFTSNGIELDSVPLNVDSAYEFTDQNQSATAGNAEVIVLSDSDEENEILISPPTVYKDNHNQNDGGGLGFPVAPPGISHPYSEEPPLGPAANLGLFTPNDEFDMPLWSLPSGSQDGSGFQLFNTDPDVADTLVDLQRSSLNCPSTINGYPLAPETTMGSTTLVPTCSIGQVDTNLNDSLVDTTLFGGEDPSLQIFLPTHPSGASAESGFRDEADVSNGIRTDDWISLSLGGGASVGHGDSTTVNGLNSRQPIPSKERAMDTASLLLGMNESRNGKSSRQRTESPFSFPRQKRSVRPRLYLSIDSDTE